In one window of Oncorhynchus kisutch isolate 150728-3 linkage group LG16, Okis_V2, whole genome shotgun sequence DNA:
- the LOC109906609 gene encoding rRNA N6-adenosine-methyltransferase ZCCHC4 yields the protein MQLKESDEDGFGIEIVLQQGDRKAPSCVHGPTLLFEKVCKGEEKGRRFYACSACRDRKECNFFQWEDDKVSEARLLAREEENRSKMPPFTHQEYCSRFRKFLALPLGRRFCQDCQLLLLPGEWEIHASHKMSQADDITEARLSRPSLMLKPLENKKSNAQYLFADRSCHFLLDTLAKLGYRKVLCVGTPRLHELIRLRNQEGKSDPMKSLLLDIDFRYAQFYGTDEFCHYNMFNHHFFGGEAASGVLRAFLGEEDGEKVIMVSDPPFGGLVKPLAHSFSQISETWRKLQTSEGGVVEMPIVWIFPYFFEPRILECFPSFTMLDYQVDYDNHPLYKHGKTGRKQSPVRLFTNLTPRDVVLPREEGYRFCKVCARYVWSGNKHCTKCNLCPSKDGRVWKHCSECQKCVKPSWRHCQSCARCALPDHPCGNSPGLEGCFNCGSLKHKRRACPLKDKRRTDNKSKAMNSKRTSGAQRRANKLKKTTE from the exons ATGCAACTAAAAGAATCAGATGAAGACGGCTTTGGAATAGAGATCGTCCTTCAACAGGGAGACAGAAAAGCACCATCCTGTGTGCATG GTCCAACTTTGTTGTTTGAGAAGGTCtgcaaaggagaggagaaaggccgGAGGTTTTATGCCTGCTCAGCGTGCAGAGACAGAAAAGAATGCAATTTCTTTCAGTGGGAAGATGATAAG GTGTCTGAGGCCAGGCTTTTGGCCAGAGAGGAGGAGAACCGGTCAAAGATGCCTCCTTTTACCCATCAGGAGTACTGCTCCAG GTTCAGAAAGTTCCTTGCCCTCCCCCTAGGAAGGAGGTTCTGCCAGGACTGTCAGCTCCTCCTCCTACCAGGGGAATGGGAAATCCATGCGTCTCACAAGATGTCGCAggctgatgacatcacagaggccCGGCTGAGCAGGCCCAGTCTAATGCTCAAACCACTGGAGAACAAGAAGAGTAACGCCCAGTACCTGTTTGCCGACCGCAGCTGTCACTTCCTGTTGGATACTCTGGCCAAACTGGGCTACAGGAAGGTGCTCTGTGTCGGAACACCCAG ACTCCATGAGCTGATCAGGCTAAGAAATCAGGAGGGCAAGAGTGACCCCATGAAGAGTCTGCTACTGGACATTGACTTCAG ATATGCCCAGTTTTATGGCACGGATGAGTTCTGCCACTACAACATGTTCAATCATCACTTTTTTGGAGGCGAG GCGGCAAGTGGGGTCCTCCGAGCCTTCCTCGGCGAGGAAGATGGGGAGAAGGTGATCATGGTGTCCGACCCGCCGTTCGGGGGCCTGGTGAAGCCTCTGGCCCACAGTTTCTCTCAGATCTCAGAGACCTGGCGGAAACTGCAGACCTCCGAGGGCGGTGTTGTGGAGATGCCCATAGTGTGGATCTTCCCTTACTTCTTTGAGCCACGCATCCTTGAGTGTTTCCCCTCTTTCACCATGCTAGACTACCAG GTGGACTATGACAACCATCCCCTCTACAAACATGGGAAAACGGGTAGAAAACAGTCCCCAGTCCGCCTGTTCACCAACCTGACACCACGAGACGTCGTCCTCCCTAGGGAGGAGGGTTAcag ATTCTGCAAAGTCTGTGCGAGATATGTGTGGTCTGGGAACAAGCATTGTACTAAATGCAACCTGTGCCCTTCAAAG GACGGGAGAGTGTGGAAGCATTGCTCAGAGTGTCAGAAGTGCGTGAAGCCAT CCTGGCGCCACTGCCAGTCCTGTGCCCGCTGTGCCCTCCCAGACCACCCCTGTGGGAATAGCCCAGGTCTGGAAGGCTGTTTCAACTGTGGCAGCCTGAAGCACAAGCGCAGAGCCTGCCCCCTCAAAGACAAACGGAGGACCGATAACAA atcCAAGGCCATGAATTCCAAGAGGACGTCTGGGGCCCAGCGCAGAGCCAACAAGTTGAAGAAGACGACAGAATAA